In Vitis vinifera cultivar Pinot Noir 40024 chromosome 11, ASM3070453v1, a genomic segment contains:
- the LOC104880738 gene encoding uncharacterized protein LOC104880738, translating into METFRQQPELRDSFHLLQRYHLEHLMNPRDFFYSRVALDFYQSMTTRNVRNPNVIYFTIDGRHAYVAPPGAPDMPTPPEPSQDEQPPQAQQAEIPTEIIPPTLAAPSIVPMPKATSSAPPTTSKAPPVVPTTSAPLPSESSITISTSKFRGLCHTLQTLSTTQGALFQQMVVIRAHQDLLIAMQTQHTAILSQIQQHLGILPPTEQAIPSEEATPAEQAIPSEEATPVEQTMPHEETTTVEVETPIQSTQETTVEPSSPHDPPTTT; encoded by the exons ATGGAGACTTTCAGACAACAGCCGGAGCTTAGAGATTCATTCCACCTACTGCAGAGATACCATTTGGAGCACCTGATGAATCCTAGGGACTTCTTCTATTCCAGAGTAGCATTAGACTTctatcagtctatgactactcgtaaCGTCCGGAATCCTAATGTTATCTacttcactattgatggacgCCATG CCTATGTTGCACCTCCAGGAGCCCCAGATATGCCAACACCTCCAGAGCCATCACAAGACGAGCAGCCACCACAGGCACAGCAGGCTGAGATACCTACAGAGATCATACCACCTACCCTTGCAGCACCTTCTATAGTGCCCATGCCTAAGGCTACATCTTCTGCTCCTCCTACCACTTCTAAAGCTCCACCAGTTGTACCAACTACATCAGCACCTCTTCCATCTGAGTCCTCTATCACCATATCCACTTCAAAGTTTAGAGGCCTATGTCATACATTGCAGACATTGAGCACCACTCAAGGTGCTCTATTCCAGCAGATGGTAGTCATACGTGCACATCAGGATCTGCTTATTGCCATGCAAACccagcatactgccatccttaGTCAAATACAACAACATTTGGGTATTCTGCCACCAACTGAACAAGCTATTCCATCTGAGGAGGCTACTCCAGCTGAGCAGGCTATTCCATCTGAGGAGGCTACTCCAGTAGAGCAGACTATGCCTCATGAGGAGACTACTACAGTAGAGGTCGAGACTCCTATCCAGAGCACTCAGGAGACCACAGtagagccatcatctccacatgATCCTCCCACCACTACCTGA